One Clarias gariepinus isolate MV-2021 ecotype Netherlands chromosome 5, CGAR_prim_01v2, whole genome shotgun sequence genomic region harbors:
- the neurod1 gene encoding neurogenic differentiation factor 1: MTKSCTEEPPMIESQAGSANWTDKKQKPGHEAMRKDSENDEEEAVHMLEDAHELDEEEEEEEEEEEEEEEEGDDAGKPKRRGPKKKKMTKARMQRFKLRRMKANARERNRMHGLNDALESLRKVVPCYSKTQKLSKIETLRLAKNYIWALSEILRSGESPDLVSFVQALCKGLSQPTTNLVAGCLQLNPRTFLPEQQSHAHGASVASYAGMHPYCYQSPGLPSPPYGATDGAPHHAFHTKTAAHAYGSTLLLPPPPPPPPQPPSALQPEPFYDAALADCAHSPAASFDGPLSPPLSVNGNFSFKHEAPTEFEKSYHAFGGGVQPYHHHAPPPPPGHHHHPHHPHHHPHHHHAALYDLPPMENVGPYEGHSHHERVVHMNAQLNAIFHDS; encoded by the coding sequence ATGACGAAATCTTGCACAGAAGAACCTCCGATGATCGAGTCTCAGGCCGGCAGCGCCAATTGGACCGATAAGAAGCAGAAGCCAGGGCACGAGGCCATGCGCAAAGACTCGGAGAACGACGAGGAGGAGGCTGTACACATGCTCGAGGACGCGCACGAGCTGGacgaggaagaagaggaggaagaggaagaggaggaggaggaggaggaagagggcgACGACGCGGGCAAGCCGAAGCGCCGAGGGccgaaaaagaagaagatgacCAAGGCGCGCATGCAGAGGTTTAAGCTGAGGCGCATGAAGGCGAACGCACGGGAGCGCAACCGCATGCACGGGCTGAACGACGCGCTCGAGAGCCTGCGCAAGGTGGTGCCGTGCTACTCGAAGACGCAGAAGCTTTCTAAGATCGAAACGCTGCGTCTGGCCAAAAACTACATCTGGGCGCTGTCTGAGATCCTGCGATCGGGCGAGAGTCCTGATCTGGTGTCGTTCGTGCAGGCTTTGTGCAAAGGTCTCTCCCAGCCCACGACTAACCTGGTGGCAGGGTGCCTGCAGCTCAACCCGCGGACGTTCCTGCCCGAGCAGCAGAGCCATGCGCACGGAGCGAGCGTCGCGTCCTACGCCGGTATGCACCCTTACTGCTACCAGAGCCCCGGTCTGCCGAGCCCGCCGTACGGGGCAACGGACGGCGCGCCGCATCACGCGTTTCACACCAAGACGGCGGCGCACGCCTACGGGAGCACGCTGCTGTTGCCGCCGCCGCCTCCTCCGCCGCCGCAGCCGCCGAGCGCGCTGCAGCCGGAGCCGTTCTACGACGCGGCGCTGGCGGACTGCGCGCACAGTCCCGCCGCCTCCTTCGACGGGCCGCTCAGCCCGCCGCTCAGCGTCAACGGGAACTTCTCTTTCAAGCACGAAGCGCCGACGGAGTTCGAGAAGAGCTATCACGCGTTCGGCGGCGGCGTGCAGCCCTACCATCACCAcgcgccgccgccgccgcccggACACCACCATCACCCTCATCACCCTCATCAccacccccaccaccaccacgcgGCGCTTTACGATTTACCACCAATGGAGAACGTCGGGCCCTACGAGGGTCACTCTCATCATGAACGAGTCGTTCACATGAACGCGCAACTAAATGCCATATTCCACGACTCGTGA